From a single Ischnura elegans chromosome 7, ioIscEleg1.1, whole genome shotgun sequence genomic region:
- the LOC124162280 gene encoding uncharacterized protein LOC124162280 translates to MHKMQDDASLFNLEVMDAKLRIFPSFLLLTLAFTIHHGLFPPALGQTCNGRGFACVNCNSFQRCNSSNLVSGPVQPCPVATICSDAAAFECTIGSCSSCTSAGRFPDASNSAQYFICSTNPTGGFDRIIITCPAGFLYSSTSEQCDIPVTTTTTPVPTTTVFPCVQDGRFPDATNCSRYYMCKNKNNMWNVTRYTCPGGSVFSFRTRTCVLNASACTPVAG, encoded by the exons ATGCACAAGATGCAAGACGACGCTTCCCTATTCAACTTGGAAGTCATGGACGCCAAATTAAGAATATTCCCATCATTCTTACTCTTAACACTGGCTTTCACG ATCCATCATGGTCTATTTCCGCCAGCACTAGGACAGACATGTAATGGCAGAGGATTCGCCTGCGTTAACTGCAACTCCTTTCAGAGGTGCAACTCCTCCAACTTGGTATCAGGACCCGTGCAGCCCTGCCCTGTAGCGACCATCTGTAGCGACGCGGCTGCCTTCGAATGTACCATAGGGTCGTGCTCCAGTTGCACAAGTGCAGGGAGGTTTCCGGATGCCAGCAACTCCGCGCAATACTTCATCTGCTCTACCAATCCAACGGGAGGGTTCGATCGGATCATTATAACTTGTCCTGCGGGTTTTCTATACAGCTCTACGTCAGAGCAATGTGACATTCCAGTGACAACCACGACAACACCTGTTCCAACAACAACAGTCTTCCCGTGCGTGCAAGATGGAAGGTTCCCGGACGCTACAAACTGTTCGCGCTACTATAtgtgcaaaaacaaaaacaacatgtGGAATGTGACGAGGTACACCTGTCCAGGTGGTTCAGTGTTTAGTTTCAGAACGAGGACTTGCGTATTGAACGCATCTGCCTGTACGCCGGTAGCCGGCTGA
- the LOC124162301 gene encoding uncharacterized protein LOC124162301: MAQVSNEERVMTVALLECWRQYRCLWDMKDDHYSNRDRRNEAYNALLEIYKTSSGNATLSTLKKKLENMRTAYKREEKKVSASETTGAASDHVYVPKLWYYQYLSFLSEKPQISSGTETLEEEGETIDTPLTDDCEPGEESPSDSTVLPPAVQGHQKKI; this comes from the exons ATGGCTCAAGTTTCTAATGAAGAGAGAGTTATGACAGTGGCATTGCTGGAGTGCTGGAGACAGTACCGGTGTTTATGGGATATGAAGGATGACCATTACTCCAATAGGGATAGGAGGAACGAGGCTTATAATGCCCTTCTAGAAATTTATAAAACCTCAAGTGGAAATGCAACATTATCAACCTTAAAGAAGAAGCTGGAGAATATGCGAACGGCatacaaaagagaagaaaaaaag GTATCAGCAAGTGAAACTACCGGGGCTGCTAGCGACCACGTATACGTGCCAAAGTTGTGGTATTACCAATATTTGAGTTTTCTCTCTGAAAAGCCACAGATTTCAAGTGGGACGGAAACGTTGGAGGAAGAAGGCGAAACAATTGACACTCCACTTACC GACGATTGTGAACCAGGCGAAGAATCTCCTTCAGACTCAACTGTATTACCACCAGCTGTTCAGGGCcaccaaaaaaaaatttag